In Apis mellifera strain DH4 linkage group LG1, Amel_HAv3.1, whole genome shotgun sequence, the sequence ATCTTATGTCGGAAATGGCTATtttgtatgaatttttaactAGAGGAATAGACGCAGAGGATGTGGAATATTTAAGACGAAGTTACGAAGCTTTATTAGCTGATGATAGTCAAGGTTATTGGTTAAATGATACACACTGGGTCGATCATCCTCCAACTGATATTCCAAGTCCTgcaaaacgaagaaaaagagatgaaCTTAGATTGCATACAAGCGGAAGTGCAAGAACGGAAGGATATTATAAAGTTGATGTACGTGAAAAAGCTAAGCATaaggtatatattttttattttaataattattaatatttaataatccttAACTAGAGATTATTAATGtgagattttttaaagttcaaatttaaaaaaaaatatttttaaaagttcatagtaaaatatatatatttatatttccatatttaacttccataattatgaattaacataataaaaaataatttttattaatttttatataattattaattttttaatttattaaaatttattgtttatagcATCATTATGCGCAAAGTATACAACGAAGCAATGACGTTGAAGATAATAATGGCTCTTATGCCTCTGGTGATGGAACAATGAATGGTCCAAAGAACAATACTAAAGCTTTAACTGGTAAAATGCAAGCTTTATCTCGCGAAGCTCGAAGTAATCAACGTCGGTTATTAACAGCTTTCGGTATCGATACTGATAGCGAccttcttaaatttaatcagtTGAAAGTAAGAATTTAGTTGTATTTTGATTAcattgattataaatcattgattatagactatatttaattatttcaaaaaattaatctcatttattttattttatagtttagaaaaaaacaattgaaatttgctAAATCTGGTATACATGATTGGGGTTTATTTGCTATGGAACCAATTGCAGCTGATGAAATGGTTATCGAATATGTTGGTCAAATGGTTAGACCAGTTGTTGCTGATTTACGAGAGTCTCAATACGAAGCTACCGGTATCGGTAGTTCTTATCTTTTCCGCATTGATTTAGATACAATTATTGATGCAACAAAGTGTGGAAATTTAGCacgatttattaatcatagCTGCAATGTGAGTACTATACTagtatttgtttcattttcatagaatatattttataaatttatataataattcgaaagttatattattaattttcactcaTTTTCAGCCGAATTGTTATGCAAAAGTAATTACAATTGAGAGCcagaagaaaattgtaatctATAGTAAACAACCAATAGGAGTTAACGAAGAAATtacatatgattataaatttccattgGAGGATGATAAAATCCCTTGCCTATGTGGAGCTCCTCAATGTCGGGGTACTCTCAATTAAATcgtttataaaactatattgtTCACCCCTTTTCCTATCTTCTACATTTCATCATACCCTActcatatttttgtaaatatttccccatgtaaacattttataaaatgcaatGGAAAAATGctaaattaagttaatatgaactccttttcttttttaacttccttctcataattataatacgttaaatatctaaatgaatttggaaatcattataatatttataatttacaattgtttttGTATATACGTGACTTAAGATTTTATTCCTATTATGtttctgttaaaaataaaataataatttttaaaagtgctCATGTCAATCGATAgagaatttccatttttaattcgatagaaattaaatatttttaagaaaatatatatatatatatatatatatatatatatatatatatttctgtttttaaattatatatattatatttagaaacattTTTACTTCACTTGTGTGCATTCATGAACTATGATCATGTATGCAATGATATGAAGTATGAATAACATTTAGTTtgtatataatgattaatattaggtctaccggaaagttctgtccgtttttggaataaaacaaaatacaaattttttcttaccgccaattaactttattgaataatataattgccattattattaatgatctcTTGCCAGTGTGAGGGCAATTTGTATAtcccatttttgaaaaatgtttcatctttTGATGCGAAAAATTGAACCAGTGCTTGTTTGatatcttcttcatttttgaattttttgcccgtcaaaaaattttgtaaggatAAAAACAAGTGATAATCAGAGGGTGCTATGTCCGGGGAATATGGTGGGTGCGATAGAATTTCCCAGCCTACTTCTGCAATTTTTTGACGAGTCCCTAAAGCAGCGTGTGGTTTGGCGTTATCGTGGTGCAGTATGATGTCCTTCCTATTGAACATTGAACATTGCCGGCCTCTTTTTTTGGACCGTTGTCTTTAAATTATCCAGTTGCTGATAATACTTCTCCGAatcttttcgttcgattttaaaaGCTCATAATGTATTGGTCCTCGAATGTCCCACCATATACACAACATTCTCTTATTCAGAGTCAAATTTGGTTTAGAGGTGGAAGGGCTAGGTTTTCCGGGTTCACGATATGCCCTTTTCCTTACAATGTTGTTGTATGTAATCCACTTTTATCCCCAGTTATCATCCGGTTCAAAAAGAGCTCGATTTTGTTCCGAGCAAGCAGAGATGTGCATATGACAACTCGATCATCCAAATTTTTCTGACTTATTCATGTGGCACCCATCTTGAATACTTCCACACCAATCCTATCTTCCGAATATGGTCAGAAATGGTTTGTTGAGCTGAATTAAGCCTTTCTGCGATCTCCGATGTTGTCAGAAAAGGATCTTGCTCCAACATTGCCTTAACAACATCGTCGTCGATCAAAGATGGTCGCCCAGAACGTGGCTTATCAGAAAGGTCGAAATCacctgtttcaaatttttcgtaccATCTTCTGCATGTCCTATCAGAAACTGTACCTTCACCAAacactttcaataaatttctacatgCTTCTGTAGCATTCCTTCCTTGttgaaattcgtataaaatacagTGGCGTAAATGAACTTTATCAGTCGCCATGAGTATACTATCGTTTCACACTTAAGACTAATGTGAATCaactttattatagtttatttactACGTCAGTATGTATACAttaagcgataaaaatatagagccgaacatgcaataaataaacatgtgCTTATGCGGCGAAAATGATGTCATAGATTCGGACAGAACTTTCCGGTAGATCTAATATGTCGCTTGTATGtcgcttttatatttattatttctaataagcaatatttttaaaataatcgtttgaatgatatataatcaattcaaatataaaaataacataaaaatgaaaaattttttttattttttttgttttttattttttatcaattaaatatataattttggaattatttgaaatcttttttctttatgctGGCCTATTCTGGATACAACTGATGAGAATAAATTTGGCAACAGTGTAcatcgatataattaattaagttattacatattaataatttcgcattttatgaatttacgAGATTTTTgcgattttatgaaatatttgtttttaactaTTGTATAgtaaacaagaagaaaaagtgaaataattataattcaatataataatgtgaaCAAcagtataattttgtttacaaaataatttaaatttattaatactaatatttaaattaatgtaaatattttaaatataaatatttaaaattatatctcacACAAACTTGAAATTTCTATACTTTGCttctttacttaatttttaatattctataacttttatttattaaatttaattattaagaagattatgtatatttagactaatttcttaaaaaaatattagttatacattttttatttactgcaatattaaaatagaatttccgAATACTTACTAGTTACGATTCAAATGAAAGAGATGTTGCCATATTCaacatcataaattatatttaaagctGCGGTAAATTTTAAGGTtagttaaaatcaattaatctaAACATGAACGTTAAttcttttgaatgaaaaatttcatgatcATATTTcatagtaaaattaaatattgtatttaaataaagtgatGTTAGAAtagtattattgattatattataggaAGAATAGttgtaagaattataattgaaaaatatggcaGATCGTTTGACACAATTGCAAGATACTATAAATCAggtaattgattataaaaattatttatatataattataatatatataataatctaatttatatttattttagcaaGCAGAACATTTTTGTAATAGTGTGGGtattttacaacaatattCAATACCTAGTAAATTTGTTGATCGTGTTGGAACTCCACAACCACATCAACCTCAAGAAggttgtatatttatttttatatataattcattttttttaatttcatattgataattattgttatttttatataaataatatttatattttagattatgcAGCTTTGTTTGCAACACTTATAGCAAGATGTGCAAAAGATATTGATACTTTAATAGAAAGTTTGCCAAGTGAAGAATCATCACAAGAATTACAAGTTGCAAGTCTTAGTCGGCTTGAACAAGAAAATCAAGAAGCTGGTGAACAGCTAGAAGAAGTTGTAAAACAAGGAGAAGCTCTTTTACAAAGAATTCAAGCTGCTTTGCAAGATATTGCTCAAAGTCAATTAGATATGCAAGATCCGGCATCTAcatctaatattaatcttaatactaaTTCTACTTTCAAACAAGAAAATGTAAACTCTGTAAATACTGTATCTTCAAATAATACGCATCAATTATCAGATCCTATACCTAATTCTGTaaatcaatgatatatttctaatataatattaaaaaaattaatttcattgataatatatattatatcaaaatattaaaatgataaaataaattttaaaaaatattttatatttgtagaataaatagtaaaatattaattatatgaaaatgtatttaataatttactttaacgtgattatatctataattacattaaatataaaagttaaaatgataatttttgtatttttattgttttaaaagatttataaatgtttctcTTGATATACATATTCTTCCAATcatcttcatctttttttttccttgtgcTTGTTGAgctaataatttcattcttctaGTAATATCACCACCAtactaaaatgaaaaaaattaataataaagatatgtaaaaatatacaatataatatacaataaaaaaaaattgtttaccaATTTTGCAGTTACATCTTTTTTGTATGGTTTTAAAGTTTCTCTTGCAATAATCTTTCCATTAACAATTGCTTGAATtactatttcaaataattgacGTGGGAGAATATCtactaattttttacatatttgtcTACCCATTATCTGAATTTTGCTAGTATGTGCAATAATACTAAGTTCTTCCACTATATTACCATTTAAAGCAATATTTAgctacaaaatataattattaattacaatagaaataaattataatttaaatataaacaagaaattattatatgaatatattaaaataattataattacttttacaatatttgtaGATTCATAATCATGGTCTTCATAATCAAAAGTACCATACCCTGAAGTTATACGTTTCAATATATCATGGAAATCAACAATAATTTCGTTCAATGgcagaaaaaattgaaacaatgttCTATTATGGCcaatattttttgtgaaatgTTGTActcctcttttttcaaaacataAAGTCATTATTGCACCCATGTACTCatctagaaaataattaaaagatatacaatttttttttaatttagttatataagtcatgttataaaatttgataattgaacATACTTGGTGCTATAATAGTTCCTAGTACCATAGGttcataaaattcttctaCAATTTGAGGATCAGGAAAATTTGCaggattattaaatgaaatcatatcagttttatactttttaatattttttttaccaaaaatttttgctttatATGTAACACTAGGAGTTGTAACAATTGAAATTGCACCATATTCTTGCTCTAATCTTTGCATAAATACTTCCATATGTAATAAACCTAAAAATCCAATTCTCCAACCTTGACCAAGAGCTacgctaaaataaaaatttaaaaagatgtttaagataaagtaaatatatataaaattactttatattcaatattttgtatttataagttttttttatctaacttatttaatagattcgaaaaatatcataaaaaaatacctAGATTCGAGTGCAACAGAAACACTACTatcatttaatgttaatttttcaatagcaATTTTCATATCTTGAAATTCTGATTGATCAATTGGATAAACGCCTGAAAAAACCATTGGTTTTGGTGATTTAAATCCTAGTAAAGGTTcagtaatttgattttttatatgtaatgtatctccaataaatatttccttgGAAGATCTCACATTACATGAAATACATCCAATTTGACCTGCAAATCTAGACatcatatatgataatatattcatacatattaatataattaacatatttttataaaaatacttacaatttatttacatattcttcATAAGGTctcaataatgaaatatttctaacttCATAAGATTTCTTAGTATACATTGTAGTAATATGTTCTTTTATAGATAAAGAtccttctttaatatatatcagtAAAATTACtcctttatatttatcataccaACTATCAAATATCAAAGCTCTGAAAGCTTTGTTTCTATCTACATTAGGCGGTggaattctttcaattatagCATCTAAAATCTTATGTACCCCAGTGCC encodes:
- the LOC412578 gene encoding mediator of RNA polymerase II transcription subunit 21 is translated as MADRLTQLQDTINQQAEHFCNSVGILQQYSIPSKFVDRVGTPQPHQPQEDYAALFATLIARCAKDIDTLIESLPSEESSQELQVASLSRLEQENQEAGEQLEEVVKQGEALLQRIQAALQDIAQSQLDMQDPASTSNINLNTNSTFKQENVNSVNTVSSNNTHQLSDPIPNSVNQ
- the LOC102655778 gene encoding translation factor GUF1 homolog, mitochondrial, whose amino-acid sequence is MKIKKFIYYIWYSSRNYNLSQKLLRQHFNKSYCTNSQVTNEYEIPIENIRNFSIVAHVDHGKSTLADRLLEITGAIKINSGKQILDKLQVEKERGITVKAQTASLNYTYNGINYLLNLIDTPGHVDFSAEVHRSLAPCQGVILVIDANDGVQAQTVANFHLAIKHNLVIIPVINKIDLKYANPAKVINQLETLFDMKESDILKISAKLGTGVHKILDAIIERIPPPNVDRNKAFRALIFDSWYDKYKGVILLIYIKEGSLSIKEHITTMYTKKSYEVRNISLLRPYEEYVNKLFAGQIGCISCNVRSSKEIFIGDTLHIKNQITEPLLGFKSPKPMVFSGVYPIDQSEFQDMKIAIEKLTLNDSSVSVALESSVALGQGWRIGFLGLLHMEVFMQRLEQEYGAISIVTTPSVTYKAKIFGKKNIKKYKTDMISFNNPANFPDPQIVEEFYEPMVLGTIIAPNEYMGAIMTLCFEKRGVQHFTKNIGHNRTLFQFFLPLNEIIVDFHDILKRITSGYGTFDYEDHDYESTNIVKLNIALNGNIVEELSIIAHTSKIQIMGRQICKKLVDILPRQLFEIVIQAIVNGKIIARETLKPYKKDVTAKLYGGDITRRMKLLAQQAQGKKKMKMIGRICISRETFINLLKQ